The following are encoded together in the Bradymonas sediminis genome:
- a CDS encoding BatD family protein, translated as MRMLRSNHPIALFRIGFFLALAYLSLATLAPANAQAAQGVSVSVEPEEVGVGGVITYTVSARSEGNRAISVIRDPEFDNSFRIQFTSDSPGITIVNGHAQRSLTRVYRLRVSREGEFEIKPPQLRLGDQVVTPESTRVKVVEASAAPRKSGRSQNSNRGQRPRGARSSSEAFIEYQLEPTEKPYLGQQITLSYALFSDAFRNNLSPHPPDEPSFDDFWVDDLSENFAGQRQTIRRNGELMTQTNLRAYALFPLKAGAAKIEAFQLDAVEGGVFGRRQLIRLGTDPIDIEVRPLPPEPPASFREGNVGQWTFEVTTDRMHAKMGDPITVRVRAKGNGQVRRVSLPELPQIDGAKIANKRSKTDPTIVNGVVGGRLTDEYTLIAQREGEVVIPALEFGYFDPIEERYKTHRSAETPIKIAGGAAPQEPQAAQAPVDRVNPSGEEEEGATAAILKTLDAPRDTISADSPRAPVASHPAFWVLIAFPLLGLLGLGLERPLRRVINARTPRQGRARAYQRALARLGEPGPNAGSADAFDAIRDAVNIYAAEVAQVPSGDISAAKLPGHLKKRGVSDALAERLGEVLQEVQNVRYSPQHQSAHTSQEWVDICKTCLEQIERERQSKGWSVNAALLVLNILLIATTLGTPALSFAQADAPNQPANAETSAAADLHAKALAAQEAQDWKAASAYWSQALQAHPESVDILYNLALAHAQNSDFGLARLYMERASIFAPGDRQISRNLERLQQLITLQQIEEVRDSATQSDRINSSTGGLFWWSLLTSTTPNSLAVTVVILLWLLLVAQIIRRFVDIPLARQAAKYASGAFAVGILCCGATWLARAQVVSTIRPAVIINADISLRDGPSQHAGITRLDTIVVPGLLVPTSAENDGWVKLDFDDESSAWTRAENIRYVMPHSGQNNALSNGLVK; from the coding sequence ATGAGGATGCTACGCTCAAACCACCCCATCGCCCTCTTTCGGATCGGTTTCTTTTTGGCGCTCGCGTATCTGTCACTGGCAACGCTCGCGCCGGCGAACGCGCAGGCTGCGCAAGGCGTGAGCGTGAGCGTCGAGCCCGAAGAGGTCGGCGTTGGGGGCGTGATTACCTATACGGTGTCGGCTCGAAGCGAGGGCAATCGTGCCATCTCAGTGATTCGCGATCCCGAATTCGACAACTCCTTTCGCATTCAATTCACCAGCGATTCCCCGGGCATCACGATCGTCAACGGCCACGCGCAGCGCAGCCTGACGCGCGTCTACCGGCTGCGCGTGAGTCGCGAGGGCGAGTTCGAGATCAAGCCACCTCAGCTTCGGCTGGGCGACCAGGTGGTGACGCCCGAGTCCACGCGCGTCAAAGTCGTCGAAGCCTCCGCGGCACCGCGAAAATCGGGTCGCTCCCAAAACTCAAACCGCGGCCAGCGCCCCCGCGGGGCGCGCTCGAGCAGCGAGGCGTTTATCGAGTATCAACTCGAACCCACCGAGAAGCCGTATCTGGGCCAACAGATCACGCTGAGCTATGCCCTTTTCTCCGACGCATTTCGCAACAACCTCAGCCCCCACCCACCCGATGAGCCCAGCTTTGACGACTTCTGGGTCGACGACCTGAGCGAGAATTTCGCCGGTCAACGCCAGACAATTCGGCGAAATGGGGAACTCATGACCCAGACAAATCTGCGCGCCTACGCCCTCTTTCCGCTCAAGGCCGGCGCCGCGAAGATCGAGGCATTTCAGCTGGATGCCGTCGAAGGCGGCGTCTTTGGACGCCGCCAACTTATTCGACTCGGCACCGACCCCATCGACATCGAAGTGCGCCCCCTGCCGCCCGAGCCGCCCGCATCATTCCGCGAAGGAAACGTCGGGCAATGGACCTTCGAGGTCACCACCGACCGCATGCACGCCAAGATGGGCGACCCGATCACGGTTCGTGTGCGCGCCAAAGGCAACGGCCAGGTGCGCCGGGTCTCATTGCCCGAGCTGCCCCAGATCGACGGCGCCAAGATCGCAAATAAACGCTCAAAAACCGACCCGACGATCGTCAACGGCGTCGTAGGCGGGCGGCTCACCGACGAATATACGCTCATCGCCCAGCGCGAAGGCGAGGTCGTGATTCCGGCCCTTGAATTCGGCTATTTTGACCCGATTGAGGAGCGCTATAAAACGCATCGAAGCGCCGAGACGCCCATCAAGATCGCCGGCGGCGCCGCGCCCCAGGAGCCTCAGGCCGCCCAGGCACCGGTCGATCGCGTCAATCCCTCCGGCGAAGAGGAAGAAGGCGCCACGGCTGCCATCTTAAAGACCCTCGACGCCCCGCGCGACACCATCTCCGCCGACTCGCCGCGCGCCCCGGTCGCGTCGCATCCAGCGTTTTGGGTGCTGATCGCCTTTCCCTTGCTCGGCCTGCTTGGGCTTGGACTTGAGCGTCCGCTTCGCAGAGTCATCAACGCACGAACGCCTCGCCAGGGACGCGCGCGAGCCTACCAACGCGCCCTCGCCCGGCTCGGCGAACCCGGGCCGAACGCCGGCAGCGCCGACGCGTTTGACGCGATCCGCGACGCCGTCAATATCTACGCCGCCGAGGTTGCGCAGGTCCCCAGCGGCGACATCTCCGCGGCCAAACTCCCCGGGCACCTGAAGAAGCGAGGCGTCTCCGACGCCCTGGCCGAGCGCCTCGGCGAGGTTCTTCAGGAGGTCCAAAATGTGCGCTATTCACCGCAGCATCAGTCCGCTCATACCTCCCAAGAATGGGTCGACATCTGCAAAACCTGCCTGGAGCAAATCGAAAGAGAGCGCCAGTCCAAGGGATGGAGCGTCAACGCGGCGCTGCTGGTCCTAAATATTTTGCTCATCGCCACCACCCTCGGCACGCCCGCCCTTTCGTTCGCCCAGGCCGACGCGCCGAATCAGCCGGCAAACGCCGAGACGAGCGCCGCGGCCGACCTCCACGCCAAAGCCCTCGCCGCCCAGGAAGCGCAGGATTGGAAGGCCGCCTCGGCCTATTGGTCCCAGGCACTTCAGGCACACCCCGAATCGGTCGATATCCTCTATAACCTTGCGCTCGCCCACGCCCAAAATAGTGACTTCGGCCTGGCGCGCCTCTATATGGAGCGCGCGTCGATCTTCGCCCCAGGCGACCGGCAAATCTCGAGGAATCTCGAGCGTCTTCAACAACTTATCACCCTGCAGCAAATCGAAGAGGTGCGCGACTCGGCGACCCAATCGGATCGCATCAACAGCAGCACCGGAGGGCTCTTCTGGTGGTCCCTGCTGACCAGCACCACCCCGAATTCGCTGGCGGTCACCGTCGTCATCCTCCTCTGGCTGCTGCTCGTCGCCCAGATCATTCGACGCTTCGTGGATATCCCGCTCGCCCGGCAGGCCGCAAAATACGCCTCCGGAGCGTTCGCAGTGGGCATTTTATGCTGCGGCGCGACCTGGCTTGCCCGCGCGCAGGTCGTGTCTACCATTAGGCCAGCCGTAATTATCAACGCCGATATTTCGCTGCGCGATGGCCCGAGCCAACACGCCGGAATCACCCGACTCGACACCATCGTCGTCCCCGGCCTGCTGGTCCCCACCAGCGCCGAAAACGACGGATGGGTGAAGCTGGACTTCGACGATGAGTCGAGCGCCTGGACCCGCGCCGAAAATATCCGCTACGTCATGCCCCACTCGGGTCAAAACAACGCCCTTTCAAATGGACTAGTCAAATGA
- a CDS encoding VWA domain-containing protein, whose amino-acid sequence MHFGRPDNLYFLLLLVPMAVAFGGFLWWKRRVRERIGHFQLVNEMASAHSPARQVTRAILVMVAFALICLACARPQWGQDDRTIKRFGVDVVFALDLSKSMLAQDIPPSRLNAAKKEISGILKSLQGDRVGLVVFTAVSFAQSPLTADYGAIDFYLDKLTPRQMPMGGTALAPAMLDSIKLLTGKEVHIGPARTRDAAQQVPEADHIKRAKNQVIVLITDGEDHESAPLKAAQVAKQHGIHVVTVGIGSTQGSRIPIFDEHDNLTGYKRDQRGELIQSALDETTLQKVAAETGGTYVHYNGKNSVVNGVTQFINHLEKTELETMLRENYKDRFVLFLAPALLLLLLALLLGERRRGAGQLLARRGCEETDKPASKKSKKTGARQSATLLILLVLLVPSVGLMGCDDTFRNTLGTVDEANELISQNEYAKALEKYQEAETEIPANAELHYNLGIALLGEKKYDEARQAFARALATQDPELRFDSLFNMGLTLARQEQWKEAYDTYKQALQVNLDPAKEVNTERVKQAQHNLEVVFRKLFPPCAELEDDSEANDDPSSAADLDKLEKKERTLCGLNDDWYKLPIIPGSKVSVKATFSQLRDEPDPEHIFLTRPEDLQLSIFDARGEKAVGVDQGSHDDFDPKRTRATREIADLRVTPEMLPGDTDQLLIKLAAGEYREFSYDLEVTAIPPCHALEDDFEPNNDANAAAAIDTGSHDLHLCPGNDDWFRVEMELGDSLFVDLQAGEDVEREKPANLSVRILRADTGEVVATERLEPPFLTAGIQDVAKPGTYLIHIGGQTDDEQGPYRADVYHYAPCVIGNDRFEPNDSAQAAADVDPNAEHLRYLRLCADDRDYFKLPAPEPADADDSDASKTAPAPNPQAPAAPQGGKKEDLISWALTRVGDAPEKPATPGDAPVALALDLLSLSGNQVIAEGITPETPDALGPLSPDAPEIALLPDQIVHYDNAQKEQLLLRAQGPATFYHLRQLNPQNQNQDEQENQDEQQDENEEKNEDQDQNEDSEQDGDNEDESDEEDKDESSDESDKDEESSEDDDSKDSEDKEQDDAAEDSEEEAMTPEERRMDDILRALEESDDNFQMKKALENMPRRHIEKDW is encoded by the coding sequence ATGCATTTCGGACGTCCTGACAATTTATATTTTTTGCTCTTGCTGGTGCCGATGGCCGTGGCCTTCGGCGGGTTCCTCTGGTGGAAGCGCCGGGTGCGCGAGCGCATCGGGCACTTTCAGCTCGTCAACGAGATGGCCTCGGCGCATTCGCCGGCGCGCCAGGTCACGCGCGCCATCCTGGTGATGGTGGCCTTTGCCCTGATCTGCCTGGCCTGCGCGCGCCCTCAATGGGGTCAAGATGACCGCACCATCAAACGCTTCGGGGTCGACGTGGTCTTCGCCCTCGACCTCTCAAAGAGCATGCTGGCCCAGGATATCCCGCCCAGCCGACTCAACGCCGCCAAAAAAGAGATCTCGGGCATCCTCAAATCCCTGCAAGGTGACCGCGTGGGCCTGGTCGTCTTCACCGCGGTGAGCTTCGCCCAGTCGCCGCTCACCGCAGACTACGGCGCCATCGACTTCTACCTCGACAAGCTCACCCCACGGCAGATGCCCATGGGCGGCACCGCCCTGGCCCCGGCCATGCTCGACAGCATCAAGCTGCTGACCGGCAAGGAAGTTCATATCGGCCCGGCGCGCACCCGCGACGCGGCCCAACAAGTCCCCGAAGCCGACCATATCAAACGCGCGAAGAACCAGGTCATCGTCCTGATCACCGACGGCGAAGACCACGAATCCGCGCCGCTTAAAGCCGCACAGGTCGCCAAACAACACGGAATCCACGTCGTCACCGTCGGCATCGGGAGCACCCAGGGCAGCCGCATCCCCATCTTCGACGAGCACGACAACCTCACCGGCTATAAGCGCGACCAGCGCGGCGAGTTGATCCAGAGCGCGCTGGACGAGACGACGCTGCAAAAAGTCGCGGCCGAAACCGGCGGAACCTATGTCCACTATAACGGCAAAAACTCGGTCGTGAACGGGGTCACCCAATTCATCAACCACCTCGAGAAGACCGAACTTGAGACCATGCTGCGCGAGAATTATAAAGACCGCTTCGTCCTCTTCTTGGCCCCGGCGCTCTTGCTCTTGCTCCTGGCCCTATTGCTCGGCGAGCGCCGTCGCGGCGCCGGCCAACTTCTGGCGCGGCGCGGCTGCGAAGAGACCGACAAGCCGGCCTCGAAAAAGAGCAAAAAGACAGGCGCGCGCCAATCCGCGACGCTGCTTATTTTGTTGGTTCTTCTGGTTCCGTCCGTCGGCCTGATGGGTTGCGACGACACCTTCCGCAACACCCTGGGCACCGTCGACGAGGCCAACGAACTCATCAGCCAGAACGAATACGCCAAGGCGCTGGAAAAATACCAGGAGGCCGAGACCGAAATCCCGGCCAACGCCGAGCTCCACTATAACCTCGGCATCGCCCTGCTCGGCGAGAAGAAATACGACGAGGCCCGCCAGGCGTTCGCCCGCGCGCTCGCCACACAGGACCCGGAGCTGCGCTTTGACAGCCTCTTTAATATGGGGCTGACCCTGGCGCGCCAGGAGCAATGGAAGGAGGCCTACGACACCTATAAACAGGCGCTTCAGGTCAACCTGGACCCGGCCAAAGAAGTCAACACAGAGCGCGTTAAACAGGCCCAACACAACCTGGAAGTCGTCTTCCGCAAGCTCTTCCCGCCCTGCGCCGAGCTCGAGGATGACTCCGAAGCAAACGATGACCCGAGCAGCGCGGCCGACCTCGATAAGCTCGAGAAAAAAGAGCGCACCCTCTGCGGGCTCAACGACGACTGGTATAAATTGCCGATCATCCCCGGCTCGAAGGTCTCGGTCAAAGCGACCTTCTCCCAATTGCGCGACGAGCCGGACCCCGAGCATATCTTTTTGACGCGCCCCGAAGACCTGCAGCTCTCCATTTTTGACGCGCGCGGCGAGAAGGCCGTCGGCGTCGACCAGGGCTCCCACGACGACTTCGACCCGAAAAGGACGCGCGCCACCCGCGAGATCGCCGACCTTCGCGTCACCCCCGAGATGCTCCCCGGCGACACGGACCAATTGCTGATCAAATTGGCGGCCGGTGAGTATCGCGAGTTTTCTTATGACCTCGAAGTGACCGCGATCCCGCCCTGCCACGCGCTCGAAGACGACTTCGAGCCCAATAATGACGCAAACGCCGCCGCCGCCATCGACACCGGCTCCCATGACCTGCACCTTTGTCCCGGAAACGACGATTGGTTCCGGGTCGAGATGGAGCTCGGCGACTCGCTCTTCGTCGACCTGCAGGCAGGCGAAGACGTGGAGCGTGAAAAGCCCGCCAATTTGTCCGTGCGCATTCTGCGCGCGGACACCGGCGAGGTCGTCGCCACCGAGCGTCTTGAGCCGCCGTTTTTGACCGCGGGCATCCAGGACGTCGCGAAGCCGGGGACCTATCTGATTCATATCGGCGGCCAAACCGACGACGAGCAAGGCCCCTATCGCGCCGACGTCTACCACTATGCGCCCTGCGTAATTGGCAACGACCGCTTCGAGCCCAATGACTCGGCCCAGGCAGCCGCGGACGTCGACCCGAACGCCGAGCATCTTCGCTACCTGCGCCTATGCGCCGACGACCGCGACTATTTCAAACTCCCCGCCCCAGAGCCGGCGGATGCCGACGACTCCGACGCGTCGAAGACCGCGCCCGCGCCGAATCCGCAAGCGCCCGCGGCGCCTCAAGGCGGCAAGAAGGAAGATCTCATCTCCTGGGCGCTTACCCGCGTGGGCGATGCGCCCGAAAAACCGGCCACGCCCGGCGATGCACCCGTCGCGCTCGCCCTGGACCTGCTGAGCCTGTCGGGCAACCAGGTCATCGCCGAGGGCATCACCCCGGAGACGCCCGACGCGCTCGGACCGCTCAGCCCGGACGCGCCCGAGATCGCGCTCTTGCCCGACCAAATCGTGCACTACGATAACGCCCAAAAAGAGCAGCTCCTGCTGCGCGCTCAAGGCCCGGCGACCTTCTACCATTTGAGGCAACTCAACCCTCAAAATCAGAATCAGGACGAACAGGAGAACCAGGACGAGCAGCAAGACGAAAACGAGGAGAAGAACGAGGACCAGGACCAGAACGAGGACTCCGAGCAGGACGGCGACAACGAGGATGAGAGCGACGAGGAAGACAAAGACGAGTCCTCCGACGAGAGCGATAAGGACGAAGAGTCTTCCGAAGACGACGACTCCAAGGACTCCGAAGATAAGGAGCAGGACGACGCCGCCGAGGACTCCGAGGAAGAGGCGATGACGCCCGAGGAGCGGCGCATGGATGATATTTTGCGCGCGCTCGAAGAAAGCGATGATAATTTTCAGATGAAAAAAGCGCTCGAGAATATGCCTCGCCGCCATATCGAGAAGGATTGGTGA
- a CDS encoding cupin domain-containing protein, with product MTTKRSEPSERLRAHPAERFADDERILDLAQCTQTLLSEDHKAVDGHRQYTLSRSDTHTTILFHFEKGSRIPEHMVRGDVSIHVLDGQLEVETPSQTHRLKAEQILVLAAGVKHDVHALSETRMLLTVQLTPKQKN from the coding sequence ATGACCACGAAGCGAAGCGAACCATCCGAGCGCCTGCGCGCCCACCCCGCCGAGCGATTCGCCGACGACGAGCGAATCCTCGACCTGGCTCAATGCACCCAGACGCTGTTAAGCGAGGACCATAAAGCGGTCGACGGGCATCGCCAATATACGCTCAGTCGCAGCGACACCCACACCACCATCCTCTTTCATTTTGAGAAAGGCAGCCGCATCCCGGAGCATATGGTTCGCGGCGACGTCAGCATTCATGTGTTGGACGGCCAGCTTGAGGTCGAGACTCCCAGCCAGACCCATCGGCTTAAGGCCGAGCAAATCCTGGTGCTCGCCGCCGGCGTCAAGCACGATGTCCACGCGCTCAGCGAGACCCGCATGCTCCTGACGGTCCAGCTTACCCCGAAGCAGAAGAACTAA